Below is a genomic region from Hylaeus volcanicus isolate JK05 unplaced genomic scaffold, UHH_iyHylVolc1.0_haploid 13172, whole genome shotgun sequence.
CCTAATAAATGCACAGGAAATCATCAGGCTTTTCATTCATAACTAtgctataaatatttgtaatttgcctgttaaaaattgtatctctATACTCACCATGTTCTAATTTTTCTGCAGATGAAGTTCGCTATGTCAGTACTGGCTGTTCTGGCCCTGGCCGGCTCCCTGAACGCCCGCGCTGTGCACGTCACAGTTCCAAGCACAGGCTCAGGTGCACTCGCCAAGGAATTGCAGGACTTCATGGACCTAATACCAATAGATCGCATAATGGTGATTCTCAGAGCCTACGCAGCCCAAGACAAGGAATTCCAAACCATGATGAAGCTTGTTGACTCCAAGGAAACTGTATTGTACGTTAAAGAGATGCAAGCCCACCCTGCGGCAAAGAAACTGCTGAACTACATGCAGAATGCTGGTTTCGACGTCTATTTAGTACTAAAAAAACTGAACGCGGCACTTGGAATTAAACGTATCGCTCCTTTTGCTTCCCACAAGATCACAGGTGGACTTGATGGTTTAATGATAGACCTCGCGGATGAATTACCACTTAAGCAGTTGAGTGATTTGAGGAAAAGCAAAATGGTGAATTCCCCAGTATTTGCCGctttcgttaaggaaataaCGTCTCCTACATACCACGAGTTGTATAACCTCGCTCACACAAGCAAACACGTGGTAAACATCGCGCAACAGGCCAAACAGGCTGGTATCCATAGTATTCCAATAGAACAGTACTACATGCGCTTTATTGTCGCCAGACAACTTCTGAAACTACACCCGTAACTTTTTAACCGTATTTTGGGATTTCtatattgttaatatataaaaaatgaattaataaatatctaattgaATATGTATCTACATACTTCCATCACTTTTTACTGTCTTCTAGTTTTCCTAAAGGTTAACAGGAGGATCGAATCATTTCCactattactatttattaagCAAGTTTACAAGTTTACATCCATGTTTATACTACAAGTAAAAGTCAATATTTTAGATTAATATTGAGAGTCATCCCAAAAATGACATTACTGAACTTCTATTTCCATTTCTAACGTGATTTGACGATGATGGTACGTGTAATCCATTTCATCAACTCTAGAACTACGTAATCATTAATACGCTGATTGTGAAACAGGTGGAACTAGTCAACCACTCACAAACTAATCTGttccattttttaacgaagtaatGTTTAAATGTTATAATCTTATCACGTATCGCGAATCGAT
It encodes:
- the LOC128882099 gene encoding uncharacterized protein LOC128882099, producing MKFAMSVLAVLALAGSLNARAVHVTVPSTGSGALAKELQDFMDLIPIDRIMVILRAYAAQDKEFQTMMKLVDSKETVLYVKEMQAHPAAKKLLNYMQNAGFDVYLVLKKLNAALGIKRIAPFASHKITGGLDGLMIDLADELPLKQLSDLRKSKMVNSPVFAAFVKEITSPTYHELYNLAHTSKHVVNIAQQAKQAGIHSIPIEQYYMRFIVARQLLKLHP